A genomic window from Longimicrobium sp. includes:
- a CDS encoding amidase has protein sequence MIPDETLYLPLAELAAGIRARRLDPVELAEAYMDRLQRFGPDLGALVTLTRERALAEARQARDEIRAGRYRGPLHGMPYGAKDLMGAEGYPTSWGAQPYREQRLPDAAVVEKLKAAGAVLVAKLASVELAGGFGYEQANASFTGPGRTPWNRDYWSGGSSTGPGAAVAAALVPFALGSETWGSIFAPAAMSGVTGLRPTYGRVSRRGAMALSWTMDKIGPMCRTADDCGVVLQAIAGLDPRDESTVNRTFRAAQDTRLPPRPRIAVLKGNAEGSQPEVRRNFDASLEVLSGFAELVRDVELPDIPYNAAASIIIDAEAASIFEELVSSGRVQELTAPEDRTGGYAGQVVLAKDYLRAMRVRKPAGEALDRLFVEGRFDALVHPTWNTVAFPATGNFDDAYKDATWGGQPISGAANLVGLPGIAMPNGFGRENLPTSIALTGRAWTEGKLIAIGRELQRRTDWHRRIPPGY, from the coding sequence ATGATCCCCGACGAAACGCTGTACCTGCCGCTGGCGGAGCTGGCCGCCGGCATCCGCGCGCGGCGCCTGGACCCGGTGGAGCTGGCCGAGGCGTACATGGACCGGCTCCAGCGCTTTGGGCCGGACCTGGGCGCGCTGGTGACGCTCACCCGCGAGCGCGCGCTGGCCGAGGCGCGCCAGGCCCGCGACGAGATCCGCGCCGGGCGCTACCGCGGGCCGCTGCACGGAATGCCGTACGGCGCCAAGGACCTGATGGGCGCCGAGGGATACCCCACCTCGTGGGGCGCGCAGCCGTACCGCGAGCAGCGCCTTCCCGACGCCGCCGTGGTGGAAAAGCTCAAGGCGGCGGGCGCCGTGCTGGTAGCCAAGCTGGCGAGCGTGGAGCTGGCCGGCGGCTTCGGGTACGAGCAGGCGAACGCCTCGTTCACGGGGCCGGGCCGCACGCCGTGGAATCGCGACTATTGGAGCGGCGGGTCGTCCACCGGCCCGGGCGCGGCGGTGGCGGCGGCGCTGGTGCCGTTCGCCCTGGGCAGCGAAACGTGGGGCTCCATCTTCGCTCCCGCCGCCATGTCCGGCGTGACGGGGCTGCGTCCCACGTATGGGCGCGTGAGCCGCCGCGGGGCGATGGCGCTGTCGTGGACGATGGACAAGATCGGGCCGATGTGCCGCACCGCGGACGACTGCGGGGTGGTGCTGCAGGCCATCGCCGGGCTGGACCCGCGCGACGAGAGCACGGTGAACCGCACCTTTCGCGCGGCGCAGGACACCCGGCTTCCGCCGCGCCCGCGCATCGCCGTGCTCAAGGGGAACGCCGAAGGCTCGCAGCCCGAGGTGCGCCGCAACTTCGACGCATCGCTGGAGGTGCTGTCGGGCTTCGCCGAGCTGGTGCGCGACGTGGAGCTGCCCGACATCCCGTACAACGCGGCGGCCTCCATCATCATCGACGCCGAGGCGGCCAGCATCTTCGAGGAGCTGGTATCCAGCGGCCGCGTGCAGGAGCTGACGGCGCCGGAAGACCGCACTGGCGGGTACGCCGGGCAGGTGGTGCTGGCGAAGGACTACCTGCGGGCCATGCGCGTCCGCAAGCCCGCGGGCGAAGCGCTGGACCGGCTGTTCGTGGAGGGGCGGTTCGACGCGCTGGTGCATCCCACGTGGAACACGGTGGCGTTCCCGGCCACGGGCAACTTCGACGACGCGTACAAGGACGCCACCTGGGGCGGGCAGCCCATCAGCGGCGCGGCCAACCTCGTGGGGCTTCCGGGGATCGCGATGCCCAACGGGTTCGGGCGCGAGAACCTTCCCACCTCCATCGCGTTGACGGGCCGCGCGTGGACCGAAGGCAAGCTGATCGCCATCGGCCGCGAGCTGCAGCGGCGCACCGACTGGCACCGGCGCATTCCTCCCGGTTACTGA
- a CDS encoding penicillin-binding protein activator LpoB translates to MMTTRARPLAALALAGLMALGGCATQVTRVSPEQQIDLSGRWNDADSRLVADALIRESFDASRGGDWAVRYMQAHAGRRPIVIVGTVRNASMEHIAVGTFVRDLERAYLSSGQVQVVASADERGEVRAEREDQQENATADTRARLARERGANFMLQGDVQSIEDREGGRRVVYYQVDATLVDIETNEKVWTGQHRIKKMVERPRFRL, encoded by the coding sequence ATGATGACGACCCGTGCCCGCCCCCTCGCCGCCCTGGCGCTGGCAGGCCTGATGGCGCTCGGCGGCTGCGCCACGCAGGTGACCCGCGTGAGCCCCGAGCAGCAGATCGACCTCAGCGGCCGCTGGAACGACGCCGACAGCCGCCTGGTGGCCGACGCGCTGATCCGCGAAAGCTTCGACGCCAGCCGCGGCGGCGACTGGGCCGTGCGCTACATGCAGGCCCACGCCGGCCGCCGCCCCATCGTGATCGTGGGCACCGTGCGCAACGCCAGCATGGAGCACATCGCCGTCGGCACCTTCGTGCGCGACCTGGAGCGCGCCTACCTGTCGAGCGGCCAGGTGCAGGTGGTGGCCAGCGCCGACGAGCGCGGCGAAGTGCGCGCCGAGCGTGAAGACCAGCAGGAGAACGCCACCGCCGACACCCGCGCCCGGCTGGCCCGCGAGCGCGGCGCCAACTTCATGCTGCAGGGTGACGTGCAGTCCATCGAAGACCGCGAGGGCGGACGCCGCGTGGTGTACTACCAGGTAGACGCCACGCTGGTGGACATCGAGACCAATGAAAAGGTGTGGACCGGGCAGCACCGCATCAAGAAGATGGTCGAGCGCCCGCGCTTCCGCCTTTGA
- a CDS encoding acyl-CoA thioesterase yields the protein MAENETLPGKTARESASTLSESMMPDQLNHHGNVFGGEILALVDKCGGVVARRHARSPVVTVAVDRVEFRQPIYASDFVEAHGRLTHVGRTSMEVMVTVEAEQIETGRRRCTNICYLTYVALDKLNGKPAVVPPLILETDEDRRLHAAAERRRERRIADQDEGGE from the coding sequence ATGGCTGAGAACGAAACGCTTCCGGGCAAGACGGCGCGCGAGTCCGCGTCCACGCTCTCGGAGAGCATGATGCCGGACCAGCTGAACCACCACGGAAACGTGTTCGGCGGCGAGATCCTGGCCCTGGTGGACAAGTGCGGCGGCGTGGTGGCACGGCGGCACGCGCGGTCCCCCGTCGTCACGGTGGCGGTGGACCGCGTGGAGTTCCGCCAGCCCATCTACGCCAGCGACTTCGTGGAGGCGCACGGCCGGCTGACGCACGTGGGGCGCACGTCCATGGAGGTGATGGTGACCGTAGAGGCCGAGCAGATCGAAACGGGCCGGCGCCGGTGCACCAATATCTGCTACCTGACGTACGTGGCGCTCGACAAGCTGAACGGAAAGCCCGCCGTCGTCCCCCCGCTCATCCTGGAGACCGACGAGGATCGCCGCCTTCACGCCGCCGCCGAACGCCGGCGCGAGCGGAGGATCGCGGACCAGGACGAGGGTGGGGAATGA
- a CDS encoding HD domain-containing protein yields the protein MIADLNPKLGQQLAFIMELDRLKGILRQTRVLDGARQENSAEHSWHLALCAVVLAEHAPGGTDLLRVLKMVLVHDVVEIDAGDAFCYDADANVGKEERERMAAERIFGLLPAEQANELRGLWEEFEDGDSADARFAVALDRLQPLLLNFAGEGGSWRQHRVTHDQVMVRMAPIRHGAPELWPAVVRLLDEAVARGYLAPAAR from the coding sequence ATGATCGCTGATCTCAATCCGAAGCTGGGCCAGCAGCTCGCGTTCATCATGGAGCTGGACCGGCTGAAGGGCATCCTGCGGCAGACACGCGTGCTGGACGGCGCCCGGCAGGAAAACAGTGCCGAGCACTCGTGGCACCTGGCGCTGTGCGCGGTCGTCCTGGCGGAGCACGCGCCGGGGGGCACGGACCTGTTGCGCGTGCTGAAGATGGTGCTGGTGCACGACGTGGTGGAGATCGACGCGGGAGACGCCTTCTGCTACGACGCAGACGCCAACGTGGGCAAGGAAGAGCGCGAGCGGATGGCGGCGGAGCGCATCTTCGGGCTGCTGCCGGCGGAGCAGGCGAACGAGCTGCGGGGATTGTGGGAGGAGTTCGAGGACGGCGACTCGGCCGACGCGCGGTTCGCGGTGGCGCTGGACCGGCTGCAGCCGCTGCTGCTCAACTTTGCCGGCGAGGGCGGAAGCTGGCGCCAGCACCGGGTGACGCACGACCAGGTGATGGTCCGCATGGCACCCATCCGGCACGGCGCACCGGAACTCTGGCCCGCCGTCGTGCGCTTGCTGGACGAGGCGGTCGCCCGCGGCTACCTGGCGCCCGCCGCGCGGTGA
- a CDS encoding tetratricopeptide repeat protein, whose protein sequence is MVDVTVTRRAAGTHDAHGLSERAAQEEGLGRWDAAARLYALTFRASVMDRDLGAAADALRGQARVRNHQRRHEEAEELALLSLEIAERNGLPQAAARAVNVLGVIRYSTGDWAGARPLYAQALDLALDLGDDDLAGLACQNAGVIAHLRGELYDARTLYLESIGSFVRSGNSVNCMNAYHNLGIVSVYLGEWLEAEVFFSRGIEIGERTSNAPGLARLYMNRSHPLIQVDELSRAIATVARAEEEATTVEDRATLADVERFRGMLARMEGRVADAELRLARALAMAEGEGTGFVRGGIFWEFARLRVHQDRPGDARSFYGRAAAAFGAVGARYYEQAVTGELEALAR, encoded by the coding sequence ATGGTTGACGTAACGGTGACCCGCCGGGCCGCGGGAACCCACGATGCACACGGGCTGTCGGAGCGGGCGGCACAGGAAGAGGGGCTGGGCCGCTGGGACGCCGCGGCGCGCCTGTACGCGCTGACCTTCCGCGCGTCGGTGATGGACCGCGATCTGGGCGCGGCGGCGGATGCCCTGCGGGGCCAGGCCCGCGTGCGCAACCATCAGCGCCGCCACGAAGAGGCCGAAGAGCTGGCGCTGCTCAGCCTGGAGATCGCCGAGCGCAACGGACTTCCCCAGGCCGCCGCCCGTGCGGTCAACGTGCTCGGTGTGATCCGCTACTCCACGGGCGACTGGGCGGGCGCCCGGCCGCTGTACGCGCAGGCGCTGGACCTGGCGCTGGACCTGGGCGACGACGACCTGGCGGGGCTCGCGTGCCAGAACGCGGGGGTGATCGCCCATCTTCGCGGCGAGCTGTACGACGCGCGGACGCTGTACCTGGAAAGCATCGGCTCGTTCGTGCGCTCCGGCAACAGCGTCAACTGCATGAATGCCTACCACAACCTGGGCATCGTCAGCGTGTACCTGGGCGAGTGGCTGGAGGCGGAGGTGTTCTTCAGCCGGGGGATCGAGATCGGCGAACGGACGTCCAACGCCCCGGGGCTGGCGCGGCTGTACATGAACCGCTCGCACCCGCTGATCCAGGTGGACGAGCTTTCCCGCGCCATCGCGACGGTGGCTCGCGCGGAGGAAGAAGCCACGACGGTGGAGGACCGCGCCACGCTGGCCGACGTGGAGCGGTTCCGGGGCATGCTGGCCCGGATGGAGGGCCGTGTGGCTGACGCGGAGCTGCGCCTGGCCAGGGCGCTCGCGATGGCTGAGGGCGAGGGGACCGGCTTCGTTCGCGGCGGGATCTTCTGGGAGTTCGCCCGCCTGCGCGTGCACCAGGACCGCCCCGGCGACGCCCGCAGCTTCTACGGCCGGGCGGCGGCAGCCTTTGGCGCGGTCGGCGCGCGGTACTACGAACAGGCGGTGACGGGCGAGCTGGAGGCACTGGCTCGGTGA